A part of Populus alba chromosome 8, ASM523922v2, whole genome shotgun sequence genomic DNA contains:
- the LOC118053588 gene encoding probable carboxylesterase 16 has protein sequence MPNLIVKLYSVFFKYQQKHLLQTLSLSSLTDQKPTNSFGVSSRPHESIAASNPSFTDGVATKDIHVDPISSLSLRIFLPDTAITSPLPSTHDYGGYLPTPGTFHRKLPVMLQFHGGGFVSGSNESVGNDAFCRRIAKLCDVIVVAVGYRLAPETKYPGAFEDGFKVLNWLAKQANLAACGRLDSQSHIFDSFGASMVEPWLAAHGDPSRCVLLGVSSGANIADYLARRAVEAGKLLDPVKVVAQVLMFPFFIGSTPTHSEVKLANSYFYDKAMCKLAWKLFLPEEQFSLDHPAANPLTAGGQPPLKHMPPTLTIVAEHDFMRDRAISYSEELRKVNVDAPVLDYKDTVHEFATLDVLLHTPQARVCAEDVTIWVKKYISLKGHEFSY, from the exons ATGCCAAACTTGATCGTGAAACTCTACAGCGTCTTCttcaaatatcaacaaaaacacCTCTTACAAACCCTCTCTCTATCTTCTCTCACTGATCAGAAACCTACCAACTCATTTGGTGTATCGTCCCGACCCCACGAATCCATCGCCGCTAGCAACCCTTCTTTTACTGACGGTGTAGCCACCAAAGACATCCATGTCGACCCCATCTCTTCTCTTTCACTCCGCATTTTCCTACCCGACACAGCTATCACCTCCCCGTTGCCTTCAACCCATGATTACGGCGGCTATTTGCCTACCCCGGGTACCTTTCACCGGAAGTTGCCTGTGATGCTGCAGTTTCACGGTGGCGGGTTTGTGAGCGGCAGCAATGAATCGGTAGGAAACGATGCGTTTTGCAGGAGAATCGCCAAACTGTGTGATGTTATTGTCGTGGCTGTTGGGTACAGATTGGCACCAGAGACCAAGTATCCGGGGGCCTTTGAAGATGGGTTCAAGGTTCTTAATTGGCTAGCAAAACAGGCTAATTTGGCTGCTTGTGGAAGATTGGATTCTCAAAGCCATATTTTTGATAGCTTTGGTGCTTCCATGGTCGAGCCTTGGTTAGCTGCTCATGGAGATCCTTCCAG ATGTGTATTGCTTGGGGTGAGCTCTGGTGCGAACATAGCAGATTATTTGGCACGGAGGGCTGTGGAGGCTGGAAAGTTATTGGATCCGGTCAAGGTGGTGGCGCAAGTCCTCATGTTTCCTTTCTTCATCGGAAGCACTCCCACGCATTCTGAGGTTAAACTGGCAAACTCATACTTCTACGATAAGGCTATGTGCAAGCTGGCATGGAAACTTTTCCTACCCGAGGAACAATTCAGCCTGGATCACCCAGCTGCCAACCCTTTGACCGCCGGAGGACAGCCGCCTCTGAAGCACATGCCGCCAACACTAACAATTGTGGCGGAGCATGATTTTATGAGAGACCGGGCCATTTCTTACTCAGAGGAACTGCGAAAAGTTAACGTGGACGCACCTGTTCTTGATTATAAGGATACTGTGCATGAGTTCGCTACACTTGACGTGCTTCTCCATACACCACAGGCTCGGGTATGTGCAGAGGATGTAACTATATGGGTCAAAAAGTATATATCCCTTAAAGGTCATGagttttcttattaa
- the LOC118053636 gene encoding probable carboxylesterase 11: MPNLIVKLYSVIFKYQQKHLLQSLIETPESTKPYPFGITSRPSESIAASNPSFSDGVATKDIHVDPFSSLSLRIFLPDTAVTSSLSSTYQITNYGGYSPEAGKSHRKLPVMLQFHGGGFVSGSNDSVGNDAFCRRIAKLCDVIVVAVGYRLAPETKYPGAFEDGFKVLNWLAKQANLAVCGRVGAQSHIFDSFGASMVEPWLAAHGDTSRCVLLGVSSGANIADYVAREAVEAGKRLDPVKVVAQILMFPFFIGSTPTHSEIKLSSSYFYDKTMCMLAWKLFLPKEEFNLDHPAANPLIAGRQPPLKCMPPTLTVVAEHDFMRDRAIAYSEELRKVNVDAPLLDYKDGVHEFATLDVLLQTPQARVCAEDVSIWVKKYISLRGHEFSY, from the exons ATGCCAAACTTAATTGTAAAACTCTACAGTGTCATCttcaaatatcaacaaaaacacCTCCTACAAAGCCTCATCGAAACCCCTGAATCCACCAAACCCTACCCATTTGGCATAACTTCTCGGCCCAGCGAATCCATCGCAGCTAGTAACCCATCATTTTCCGACGGTGTCGCCACCAAAGACATACATGTCGACCCCTTCTCATCTCTATCTCTCCGGATCTTCCTTCCCGATACAGCTGTCACCTCCTCATTGTCTTCTACCTATCAAATTACCAATTACGGTGGGTATTCGCCGGAGGCAGGAAAATCTCACCGGAAGTTGCCGGTGATGTTGCAGTTTCACGGAGGCGGGTTCGTCAGCGGGAGCAATGATTCGGTAGGAAACGATGCGTTCTGCAGGAGAATAGCCAAATTGTGTGATGTGATTGTCGTGGCTGTTGGGTATCGATTGGCACCAGAGACCAAGTATCCTGGGGCTTTCGAAGATGGTTTCAAGGTTTTGAATTGGTTAGCAAAGCAGGCTAATTTGGCTGTTTGTGGGAGAGTGGGTGCTCAAAGCCATATATTTGATAGCTTTGGGGCTTCCATGGTCGAGCCCTGGTTGGCTGCTCATGGAGATACTTCCAG ATGTGTATTACTTGGGGTGAGCTCTGGTGCAAACATAGCAGATTATGTGGCAAGAGAGGCTGTAGAGGCTGGGAAGCGATTGGATCCAGTTAAGGTGGTGGCACAAATCTTGATGTTTCCTTTCTTTATCGGAAGCACTCCCACCCATTCTGAGATTAAGCTTTCAAGCTCATATTTCTATGATAAGACCATGTGCATGTTGGCATGGAAACTCTTTCTACCTAAGGAAGAGTTCAACCTGGATCACCCAGCTGCTAATCCTCTTATTGCTGGGAGGCAGCCACCTCTTAAGTGCATGCCCCCGACTCTAACAGTTGTGGCAGAGCATGACTTTATGAGAGATCGAGCCATTGCCTACTCAGAAGAACTACGGAAAGTTAATGTAGATGCACCTCTTCTGGATTATAAGGATGGTGTGCATGAGTTTGCTACTCTTGATGTGCTTCTCCAAACACCACAGGCCCGGGTATGTGCAGAGGATGTCTCTATATGGGTCAAGAAGTACATATCACTCCGAGGCCATGAGTTTTCTTATTGA
- the LOC118053597 gene encoding protein TWIN LOV 1 isoform X2: MESQLARIEQSLNARYTLWVREALDELQHNFTITDPTISGHPIVFASPGFLKMSGFSREQVVGNNGRIFQGPKTNRKTVMEIREAIREERAVRVHLLNYRKDGTPFWMLFQMSPVFSKEDGGVVHFIGVQVPIRRNKKLTDDGADAACNEIAFGSCRREVCPDSLVELTRVLALDTDTNCKGVKIEESCEASELEKQRAATAINNILSVLTHYSESTGRMVCGKRCSLPAAGLINSSLNISLGRIKQSFVLIDPHLPNMPVVYGSDAFLKLTGYDRHEVLGRDWNFLNGVDTDSSILHQIQESIQAEQPCTVCILNYRKDKSTFWNLLHMSPVRNATGKMEEKCKSQDRRGLSPEIRQLGAVGAVKVAVRSLSIGASCSKSSDGFNNL; this comes from the exons ATGGAATCACAATTGGCTCGAATTGAGCAATCCCTCAATGCCAGGTACACTCTCTGGGTGCGAGAGGCTCTCGATGAATTGCAGCACAATTTCACCATCACTGACCCCACCATTTCGGGTCACCCTATAGTGTTTGCAAGCCCTGGGTTCCTTAAAATGTCGGGTTTTTCGAGAGAGCAAGTGGTGGGGAACAACGGCAGGATATTTCAAGGCCCCAAGACTAACAGAAAAACAGTCATGGAGATCCGGGAGGCAATTCGCGAGGAGAGGGCGGTGCGGGTTCATTTGTTGAATTATCGGAAAGATGGGACGCCCTTTTGGATGTTGTTTCAGATGAGCCCTGTTTTTAGCAAGGAGGATGGCGGCGTCGTTCATTTCATTGGGGTTCAGGTGCCTATACggagaaacaaaaaattaactgaTGACGGGGCTGATGCTGCTTGTAACGAGATTGCTTTTGGTTCCTGCAGGAGAGAGGTTTGCCCTGATTCTTTGGTGGAATTAACACGCGTTTTGGCACTGGATACGGATACCAATTGTAAAG GAGTAAAGATTGAAGAGTCATGCGAGGCAAGCGAACTAGAGAAGCAAAGAGCTGCAACTGCCATTAATAACATCTTGTCCGTGCTAACCCACTATAGTGAGTCAACTGGCAGAATGGTGTGTGGAAAAAGGTGCAGCTTACCGGCGGCTGGCCTCATTAATTCATCTTTAAATATATCTCTTGGTAGAATCAAGCAAAGCTTTGTATT GATAGATCCACACTTGCCTAACATGCCTGTAGTTTACGGAAGTGATGCCTTCTTAAAACTGACAG GTTATGATAGACATGAAGTGTTAGGACGCGATTGGAATTTTCTCAATGGAGTTGATACAGATTCCTCAATTTTGCATCAG ATACAGGAAAGCATTCAAGCTGAGCAACCATGCACAGTATGTATCTTAAATTACAG GAAAGACAAGAGTACATTTTGGAATCTTCTTCACATGTCACCTGTTCGTAATGCTACTGGCAAG ATGGAAGAAAAATGTAAGAGCCAGGACAGACGTGGGCTGAGCCCTGAGATCAGGCAGCTTGGTGCTGTTGGTGCAGTCAAAGTAGCTGTAAGGAGCTTATCGATAGGTGCAAGCTGCTCCAAGTCATCAGATGGTTTCAATAATCTTTGA
- the LOC118053597 gene encoding protein TWIN LOV 1 isoform X3 — protein sequence MESQLARIEQSLNARYTLWVREALDELQHNFTITDPTISGHPIVFASPGFLKMSGFSREQVVGNNGRIFQGPKTNRKTVMEIREAIREERAVRVHLLNYRKDGTPFWMLFQMSPVFSKEDGGVVHFIGVQVPIRRNKKLTDDGADAACNEIAFGSCRREVCPDSLVELTRVLALDTDTNCKGVKIEESCEASELEKQRAATAINNILSVLTHYSESTGRMVCGKRIDPHLPNMPVVYGSDAFLKLTGYDRHEVLGRDWNFLNGVDTDSSILHQIQESIQAEQPCTVCILNYRKDKSTFWNLLHMSPVRNATGKIAYFVGVQMEEKCKSQDRRGLSPEIRQLGAVGAVKVAVRSLSIGASCSKSSDGFNNL from the exons ATGGAATCACAATTGGCTCGAATTGAGCAATCCCTCAATGCCAGGTACACTCTCTGGGTGCGAGAGGCTCTCGATGAATTGCAGCACAATTTCACCATCACTGACCCCACCATTTCGGGTCACCCTATAGTGTTTGCAAGCCCTGGGTTCCTTAAAATGTCGGGTTTTTCGAGAGAGCAAGTGGTGGGGAACAACGGCAGGATATTTCAAGGCCCCAAGACTAACAGAAAAACAGTCATGGAGATCCGGGAGGCAATTCGCGAGGAGAGGGCGGTGCGGGTTCATTTGTTGAATTATCGGAAAGATGGGACGCCCTTTTGGATGTTGTTTCAGATGAGCCCTGTTTTTAGCAAGGAGGATGGCGGCGTCGTTCATTTCATTGGGGTTCAGGTGCCTATACggagaaacaaaaaattaactgaTGACGGGGCTGATGCTGCTTGTAACGAGATTGCTTTTGGTTCCTGCAGGAGAGAGGTTTGCCCTGATTCTTTGGTGGAATTAACACGCGTTTTGGCACTGGATACGGATACCAATTGTAAAG GAGTAAAGATTGAAGAGTCATGCGAGGCAAGCGAACTAGAGAAGCAAAGAGCTGCAACTGCCATTAATAACATCTTGTCCGTGCTAACCCACTATAGTGAGTCAACTGGCAGAATGGTGTGTGGAAAAAG GATAGATCCACACTTGCCTAACATGCCTGTAGTTTACGGAAGTGATGCCTTCTTAAAACTGACAG GTTATGATAGACATGAAGTGTTAGGACGCGATTGGAATTTTCTCAATGGAGTTGATACAGATTCCTCAATTTTGCATCAG ATACAGGAAAGCATTCAAGCTGAGCAACCATGCACAGTATGTATCTTAAATTACAG GAAAGACAAGAGTACATTTTGGAATCTTCTTCACATGTCACCTGTTCGTAATGCTACTGGCAAG ATAGCATACTTTGTGGGTGTTCAGATGGAAGAAAAATGTAAGAGCCAGGACAGACGTGGGCTGAGCCCTGAGATCAGGCAGCTTGGTGCTGTTGGTGCAGTCAAAGTAGCTGTAAGGAGCTTATCGATAGGTGCAAGCTGCTCCAAGTCATCAGATGGTTTCAATAATCTTTGA
- the LOC118053597 gene encoding protein TWIN LOV 1 isoform X1, which produces MESQLARIEQSLNARYTLWVREALDELQHNFTITDPTISGHPIVFASPGFLKMSGFSREQVVGNNGRIFQGPKTNRKTVMEIREAIREERAVRVHLLNYRKDGTPFWMLFQMSPVFSKEDGGVVHFIGVQVPIRRNKKLTDDGADAACNEIAFGSCRREVCPDSLVELTRVLALDTDTNCKGVKIEESCEASELEKQRAATAINNILSVLTHYSESTGRMVCGKRCSLPAAGLINSSLNISLGRIKQSFVLIDPHLPNMPVVYGSDAFLKLTGYDRHEVLGRDWNFLNGVDTDSSILHQIQESIQAEQPCTVCILNYRKDKSTFWNLLHMSPVRNATGKIAYFVGVQMEEKCKSQDRRGLSPEIRQLGAVGAVKVAVRSLSIGASCSKSSDGFNNL; this is translated from the exons ATGGAATCACAATTGGCTCGAATTGAGCAATCCCTCAATGCCAGGTACACTCTCTGGGTGCGAGAGGCTCTCGATGAATTGCAGCACAATTTCACCATCACTGACCCCACCATTTCGGGTCACCCTATAGTGTTTGCAAGCCCTGGGTTCCTTAAAATGTCGGGTTTTTCGAGAGAGCAAGTGGTGGGGAACAACGGCAGGATATTTCAAGGCCCCAAGACTAACAGAAAAACAGTCATGGAGATCCGGGAGGCAATTCGCGAGGAGAGGGCGGTGCGGGTTCATTTGTTGAATTATCGGAAAGATGGGACGCCCTTTTGGATGTTGTTTCAGATGAGCCCTGTTTTTAGCAAGGAGGATGGCGGCGTCGTTCATTTCATTGGGGTTCAGGTGCCTATACggagaaacaaaaaattaactgaTGACGGGGCTGATGCTGCTTGTAACGAGATTGCTTTTGGTTCCTGCAGGAGAGAGGTTTGCCCTGATTCTTTGGTGGAATTAACACGCGTTTTGGCACTGGATACGGATACCAATTGTAAAG GAGTAAAGATTGAAGAGTCATGCGAGGCAAGCGAACTAGAGAAGCAAAGAGCTGCAACTGCCATTAATAACATCTTGTCCGTGCTAACCCACTATAGTGAGTCAACTGGCAGAATGGTGTGTGGAAAAAGGTGCAGCTTACCGGCGGCTGGCCTCATTAATTCATCTTTAAATATATCTCTTGGTAGAATCAAGCAAAGCTTTGTATT GATAGATCCACACTTGCCTAACATGCCTGTAGTTTACGGAAGTGATGCCTTCTTAAAACTGACAG GTTATGATAGACATGAAGTGTTAGGACGCGATTGGAATTTTCTCAATGGAGTTGATACAGATTCCTCAATTTTGCATCAG ATACAGGAAAGCATTCAAGCTGAGCAACCATGCACAGTATGTATCTTAAATTACAG GAAAGACAAGAGTACATTTTGGAATCTTCTTCACATGTCACCTGTTCGTAATGCTACTGGCAAG ATAGCATACTTTGTGGGTGTTCAGATGGAAGAAAAATGTAAGAGCCAGGACAGACGTGGGCTGAGCCCTGAGATCAGGCAGCTTGGTGCTGTTGGTGCAGTCAAAGTAGCTGTAAGGAGCTTATCGATAGGTGCAAGCTGCTCCAAGTCATCAGATGGTTTCAATAATCTTTGA
- the LOC118053597 gene encoding protein TWIN LOV 1 isoform X4, with translation MESQLARIEQSLNARYTLWVREALDELQHNFTITDPTISGHPIVFASPGFLKMSGFSREQVVGNNGRIFQGPKTNRKTVMEIREAIREERAVRVHLLNYRKDGTPFWMLFQMSPVFSKEDGGVVHFIGVQVPIRRNKKLTDDGADAACNEIAFGSCRREVCPDSLVELTRVLALDTDTNCKGVKIEESCEASELEKQRAATAINNILSVLTHYSESTGRMVCGKRCSLPAAGLINSSLNISLGRIKQSFVLIDPHLPNMPVVYGSDAFLKLTGYDRHEVLGRDWNFLNGVDTDSSILHQIQESIQAEQPCTVCILNYRKDKSTFWNLLHMSPVRNATGKVLNMVKNRRASNGRSS, from the exons ATGGAATCACAATTGGCTCGAATTGAGCAATCCCTCAATGCCAGGTACACTCTCTGGGTGCGAGAGGCTCTCGATGAATTGCAGCACAATTTCACCATCACTGACCCCACCATTTCGGGTCACCCTATAGTGTTTGCAAGCCCTGGGTTCCTTAAAATGTCGGGTTTTTCGAGAGAGCAAGTGGTGGGGAACAACGGCAGGATATTTCAAGGCCCCAAGACTAACAGAAAAACAGTCATGGAGATCCGGGAGGCAATTCGCGAGGAGAGGGCGGTGCGGGTTCATTTGTTGAATTATCGGAAAGATGGGACGCCCTTTTGGATGTTGTTTCAGATGAGCCCTGTTTTTAGCAAGGAGGATGGCGGCGTCGTTCATTTCATTGGGGTTCAGGTGCCTATACggagaaacaaaaaattaactgaTGACGGGGCTGATGCTGCTTGTAACGAGATTGCTTTTGGTTCCTGCAGGAGAGAGGTTTGCCCTGATTCTTTGGTGGAATTAACACGCGTTTTGGCACTGGATACGGATACCAATTGTAAAG GAGTAAAGATTGAAGAGTCATGCGAGGCAAGCGAACTAGAGAAGCAAAGAGCTGCAACTGCCATTAATAACATCTTGTCCGTGCTAACCCACTATAGTGAGTCAACTGGCAGAATGGTGTGTGGAAAAAGGTGCAGCTTACCGGCGGCTGGCCTCATTAATTCATCTTTAAATATATCTCTTGGTAGAATCAAGCAAAGCTTTGTATT GATAGATCCACACTTGCCTAACATGCCTGTAGTTTACGGAAGTGATGCCTTCTTAAAACTGACAG GTTATGATAGACATGAAGTGTTAGGACGCGATTGGAATTTTCTCAATGGAGTTGATACAGATTCCTCAATTTTGCATCAG ATACAGGAAAGCATTCAAGCTGAGCAACCATGCACAGTATGTATCTTAAATTACAG GAAAGACAAGAGTACATTTTGGAATCTTCTTCACATGTCACCTGTTCGTAATGCTACTGGCAAG GTCTTGAACATGGTGAAAAATAGAAGGGCATCAAATGGTAGATCAAGTTAG
- the LOC118053643 gene encoding myb-related protein 315 produces MGRRPCCDKVGLKRGTWSVEEDQKLMNFILGNGIKCWRHVPKLAGLLRCGKSCRLRWMNYLRPDLKRGSFSEAEEDQLAELHSRLGNRWSKIAAFFPGRTDNEIKNHWNTRIKKKLKLLGPDPQGHEPPTEQAETNCDAKESTFAAMKEVAGNINVVDQKLLENPVSKVETRLDHDHSCSGHNTSKALREDSDAGWSPFPSLIDLQSDSCLSRSMDDYVLEESSSESYWIDTYVDSLLSWDGLSFSNLEKLDISF; encoded by the exons ATGGGAAGGAGACCTTGTTGTGACAAGGTTGGGTTGAAGAGAGGCACATGGAGTGTCGAAGAGGATCAAAAGCTCATGAACTTCATCCTCGGTAACGGGATAAAATGCTGGCGACATGTTCCTAAACTTGCAG GCTTGCTGAGGTGCGGGAAGAGTTGTAGATTAAGGTGGATGAATTATTTGAGGCCTGATCTCAAGAGAGGTTCATTTTCAGAGGCCGAAGAAGATCAGCTGGCTGAGCTTCATTCACGTTTGGGCAACAG GTGGTCCAAGATTGCTGCATTTTTCCCAGGCCGTACAGATAATGAGATCAAGAACCATTGGAACACAAGAATTAAGAAGAAGCTAAAGCTCCTTGGTCCAGACCCACAGGGCCATGAGCCACCGACGGAGCAGGCTGAGACCAATTGCGATGCAAAAGAAAGCACATTTGCAGCTATGAAAGAAGTAGCGGGCAACATTAACGTCGTAGACCAGAAATTACTAGAAAATCCAGTCTCAAAGGTAGAAACTAGGCTTGACCACGACCATTCTTGCTCCGGCCACAATACCAGTAAAGCTTTGAGAGAAGATTCTGATGCGGGGTGGTCACCTTTTCCCTCGCTCATTGACCTGCAATCCGATTCATGTTTATCAAGATCAATGGATGATTATGTCTTGGAAGAAAGTTCTTCTGAATCTTACTGGATTGATACTTATGTGGATTCTTTGCTCTCATGGGATGGCCTCAGCTTTAGTAATCTGGAAAAGCTAGATATTTCTTTTTGA
- the LOC118053650 gene encoding uncharacterized protein: MGESACLLRSFSHPSSASREAKEGNPIRALTESISFGRFMSESLAWEKWSTFSHNRYLEEVEQFSKPGSVAQKKAYFEDHYKKRAAMKAAALLEQANAASNVPEVEAADEALNSSHVNSEVPKETNDVIINEQDEGSVDAGVIQSSDANAFYADELKDNLQNAKEEGNEEVREKKVAMENSIQVENVKENENAEDGDIIVAMPEEKMPNKVSCHSNLVAAEEENATLPSNERQSKSSSQSRASILPKSSAKLPSSARLRAETNDTPNIKKSAGELMKKKRVTPKSIHMSINFASQLQDTSESSLRVTKFRSAAPEIPTKVANAKQIENAQDSGTANKVSCHSTQVAAEEENVALPSNKRQMSSSSKSSSPSRATKLPKSSAKLSSSTRLRAETNATTNSKKSAGGLMDKKGVTQKSIHMSINFSSRLQDTNKSSLRVSKDRSAAPEISTKRSVYGVSKLLPSVFLRSQDRRTKSELNKSVSGKITAGGISQTLSSDCSKSSSAKGSKSRPPLISSPFSFRSDERAAKRKEFFEKLGEKNNAKEDTEKKHLQARPKEKAEYDLKKLRQSAVFGGKPRDDLHRGLRPPENSTMKIPLTRPRSPKLGRKSTSNVASSKPVIQRSNHSSTRSITLLPKKNTHENASPNIQL; the protein is encoded by the exons atgggagAATCAGCTTGTCTTTTGAGATCCTTTTCTCATCCATCTAGTGCTTCCAGAGAAGCCAAAGAG GGCAATCCAATTCGAGCGCTGACCGAATCAATCTCATTCGGGAGATTTATGTCAGAATCTTTGGCTTGGGAGAAGTGGTCAACCTTTAGTCACAATCGCTACTTGGAAGAAGTTGAGCAGTTTTCCAAGCCAGGTTCTGTTGCCCAAAAGAAAGCATATTTTGAGGATCATTACAAGAAGAGGGCTGCCATGAAAGCGGCAGCCTTGCTTGAGCAAGCAAACGCGGCATCTAATGTTCCTGAAGTAGAAGCTGCAGACGAGGCTCTCAATAGCTCTCATGTTAATTCGGAGGTTCCCAAAGAAACCAATGATGTGATCATCAATGAACAAGATGAGGGGAGTGTTGATGCTGGCGTAATTCAGTCCTCTGATGCGAATGCATTTTATGCTGACGAGCTAAAGGATAATTTACAAAATGCGAAGGAAGAAGGAAATGAAGaggtgagagagaaaaaagttgCGATGGAAAACTCTATTCAGGTGGAAAATGTAAAGGAGAACGAAAATGCTGAAGACGGTGACATTATTGTGGCCATGCCAGAAGAGAAAATGCCCAATAAGGTAAGTTGCCATTCCAATCTGGTAGCTGCTGAAGAGGAGAATGCAACTTTACCAAGTAATGAAAGGCAATCAAAATCATCGAGTCAGAGTAGAGCATCAATACTCCCCAAGTCTTCTGCCAAACTTCCGAGTTCCGCAAGACTAAGAGCTGAAACAAATGATACTCCAAACATTAAGAAGTCTGCTggagaattgatgaaaaaaaagagagtaactCCGAAATCTATCCACATGTCAATTAACTTTGCTTCTCAACTTCAAGACACCAGTGAAAGTTCTCTCAGAGTTACTAAATTCAGGTCCGCTGCTCCAGAAATTCCAACCAAG GTCGCAAATGCAAAGCAGATTGAAAATGCTCAGGACAGTGGCACGGCCAATAAGGTAAGTTGCCATTCCACTCAGGTAGCTGCTGAAGAGGAGAATGTAGCTTTACCAAGTAATAAAAGGCAAATGAGTTCTTCATCAAAATCATCTAGTCCGAGTAGAGCAACGAAACTCCCAAAGTCTTCTGCCAAACTTTCAAGTTCCACAAGACTAAGAGCTGAAACAAATGCAACTACAAACAGTAAGAAGTCTGCTGGAGGATTGATGGACAAAAAGGGAGTAACTCAGAAATCTATCCACATGtcaatcaatttttcttctcgTTTGCAAGACACCAATAAAAGTTCTCTCAGAGTATCTAAAGACAGGTCCGCTGCTCCAGAAATTTCAACCAAG AGATCTGTTTATGGTGTATCAAAGCTTCTTCCTTCAGTATTTCTGCGTTCACAAGATAGAAG AACTAAGTCAGAGCTCAACAAGTCAGTTTCAGGAAAAATTACAGCAGGTGGAATATCGCAGACCCTCTCTTCAGA CTGCTCGAAATCTTCAAGTGCAAAGGGAAGCAAATCCCGACCTCCACTTATCTCCTCTCCATTTAGCTTTAGAAGTGATGAAAGAGCGGCAAAAAGAAAAGAG TTCTTTGAGAAGCTTGGagagaaaaacaatgcaaaGGAGGACACAGAAAAAAAGCATCTGCAAGCAAGACCTAAG GAGAAGGCAGAGTATGACCTTAAGAAACTAAGGCAGAGTGCTGTCTTCGGGGGGAAGCCAAGAGATGACTTGCATCGAGGATTGCGGCCCCCAGAAAATTCAACAATGAAG ATCCCATTGACTCGACCTCGATCACCGAAACTTGGGAGGAAGTCAACCTCCAATGTGGCAAGCTCCAAGCCTGTTATCCAGAGAAGTAACCATAGCTCAACTCGCTCAATCACCTTGCTACCGAAGAAGAACACGCATGAGAATGCTTCTCCAAATATCCAGCTGTGA